Below is a genomic region from Streptomyces sp. NBC_00461.
GCCTCCTCACTCACGTCGATGCCGAGCACCGGCCATCCGCGCGCGCCGAGTGCCGCGACCAGGCGGCCCGGCCCGCAGCCGACGTCCAGCACCGCGCCCTCGCAGCGCCGTACCACCTCCAGGTCCACCGCGTCGGCCTCGGAGCACCAACGCTCCACCTCCAGAAGCAGCAACCATCCGTCGGCGCGCCGCAGGAACAGCGGGCCCCGACCGGTGCGCAGGGCATGGGCGTAGGGGTCCGCGGACCAGGTGCCGTCGTCGGTGAGGGTGTCGGCGCCGACGGGTGTGAAGGTGCCGGTGCCAGTGCCCGGCTGCCGGCCGATCAACGTCGCCACCTCCGGCGCACCACGCGTCGTGCCGCTCACCGGGCCGCCGCCGTGAGCTGTGCCAGGGTCGCCGCGAAGCGTCCGGACGGTGCGGCCCCGGCGACGACTTCGGCGTCCTGCGAGGTGTCCACATCGCGCAGGCGGGGCAGGTCCCGTACCCGCAGGCCCGCGAGGCGGGCCCGTTGGACGGCGCCCGTGTGGGGCGTCGACATCGGGACGCCGAGCAGGAGTGAAGGGTCGGGCTCGGCCAGCCCGAGAGCCCAGAAACCGCCGTCCTGCGCGGGGCCGAACCAGGCGTCGCAGTCGGCGAAGTCGACGCTGAGGAGGCCGGGAGTCACCTGCGGGGTGTCCATGCCGATGAGGAGGGCAGGGCCGGTGCAGCTCGCGAACGCGGCGGCCAGCCGTTCGTCGAGCCCGCCCGGGCACTGCCGTACGACCTCGAAGCCGGACGGCAGCCAGGGGCCCGGAGCGCCCTCCAGGACCAGCACACGGCGGTGTGCGGGGGTCCGCGCCACGACGTCCAGGGTGTCCGCGAGAGCCGCCTCGGCGAGCGCGGCCGCCTCCCGCGGGCTGAACGGCGGTGTCAGCCGGGTCTTCACCTTCCCGGGCACGGGCTCCTTCGCGATGACCAGGAGCGTGGTCATGGGCGGGCCCCTTCCCGCGCCGGCAGGTCCACGGGCGGCTCGGCCAGCACCCGGCTCATGTCCCGCACCGCCTGCCAGGTCCCGCGCCAGGTGCCGGTCACCTTGGAGGTGCCCGCGCGCGGCCGGTACGGGACGTCGTACTCGGCGATGCGCCAGCCCGCGTCGGCCGCGCGGACGACCATCTGCAGGGGGTAGCCGCTGCGACGGTCCGAGAGGCCGAGGGCGAGCAGGGGCTCGCGGCGGGCGGCGCGCAAGGGGCCGAGGTCGCGCAGCCGCAGGCCGGAGCGGCGGCGCAGGAGGCGGGTCACGGCCAGGTTGCCGGCGCGGGCGTGCGGCGGCCAGGCGCCGCGGGACCGCGGGCGGCGGCGGCCGAGCACCAGGTCCGCCTCACCGGCCACGATCCGGCGCACGAAGGGCACCAGGTCGGCCGGGTCGAGCGAGGCGTCGCAGTCGCAGAAGCAGACGATGTCCGCCGTGGCGGCGGTCAGGCCGGCATGGCAGGCGGCGCCGAAGCCGCGCCGCTCCTCGTGCACCACGCTCGCGCCGAGGGCGCGGGCGATGTCCGCCGAGCCGTCGGTGGAGCCGTTGTCCACGACGAGCGCGCGCCAGCCGGCCGGGATGCGTGCCAGGACCTGTGGGAGGGCCTCGGCCTCGTCGAGACAGGGGAGCACGACGTCCACGGACGCCGCGACCGGTTCCCGCGCGTCGGATACGTCTTCGCCAGATTCGTCGGAAGGGGTCGTCACGGCTCTCACCCTACGAGCGCGAAATGGACAAAACGGGCGCCTGTGTCTTACGAAACACGGACGTCAGGAGCCGACGGCGGCGCTCGCGCGTGCGCGGTGCGAGGCTGGCTCCATGGACCATCAGCAGTACGGACACTCCGGGGCCCGGGTGCTCGTCGTCGACGACGACCCCACCGTCGCCGAGGTCGTCACCGGATACCTCGACCGGGCCGGATACGTCGTCGACCGGGCGGCCGACGGCCCCGAGGCGCTCGCCCGGGCCGCGGCGCACTGGCCGGACCTCGTCGTCCTGGACCTGATGCTGCCCGGTATGGACGGCCTGGAGGTGTGCCGGCGGATACGGGGACGCGGGCCCGTGCCGGTCATCATGCTCACCGCGCGCGGCGACGAGGACGACCGCATCCTCGGCCTGGAGGTCGGCGCGGACGACTACGTCACCAAGCCGTTCAGCCCGCGCGAACTGGTCCTGCGCGTCGAGTCCGTACTGCGCCGCACCCGCCCGGCCCAGCCGGCGGGAGTCCTCGGCGCCGCCGGCCTCTCGGTGGATCCGACGGCCCGCCGTGCCCTCAAGGGAGGAGTCGAACTCGCCCTCACCATCCGGGAGTTCGACCTCCTCGCCTTCTTCCTGCGCCACCCCGGCCGTGTCTTCAGCCGCGAGGACCTGATGCGCGAGGTGTGGGGCTGGGACTTCGGTGACCTGTCGACCGTCACCGTCCATGTGCGCCGACTGCGGGGCAAGGTCGAGGACGACCCGGGCAGACCCCGTCTCATCCAGACCGTGTGGGGCGTCGGCTACCGCTTCGACGGCTCCGAAGGCGGCTTCGGCAACGGCACAGAGGGTGGCTCCGAACACGGCTCCCGAGCGGAGGCGTGACGACCATGCGCGACAACCTCCTCATCGCCTTGTTCGCCTTCCTCGGCGCCGCCGCTGCCGGACTCCTCGGCGCCTGTGTGCTGCTGCTGATCCGGCGCCGCTCGCTCGCCCTGCACCTCGGCGTGGTCGCCGCCGTCGCCGTCTCCGCGATGCTCGCGGGCACCCTCGCGGTCGCCCAGGCCATGTTCCTGTCCGGGCACGATCTGAAGGTCGTCACGACCGTCGTCGCGATGGCCGCCGTGGTCTCCCTGGCCACCGCGCTGCTCCTGGGCCGCTGGGTGGCCGCCCGCAGCCGTGCCCTCACCCTCGCCGCCCGCTCCTTCGGCGACGGCGGCGACTTCACCTCGCCCGACGGCCCGGCGACCGCCGAACTCTCCGCCCTGAGCCGTGAGTTGGAGGCCACCAGCGCCAAACTCGCCGAGTCCAGGGAACGCGAACGCGCCCTGGAGACCTCCCGCCGTGAGCTCGTCGCCTGGATCTCCCACGACCTGCGCACTCCGCTGGCCGGCCTGCGCGCGATGTCGGAGGCCCTGGAGGACGGCGTCGCCGCCGACCCCGACCGCTATCTCAGACAGATCCGCACGGAGGTGGAGCGCCTGAACGGCATGGTCGGCGACCTCTTCGAACTCTCCCGTATCCACGCGGGAACGCTGGCGCTGAGCCCGAGCCGGATCTCCCTGTACGACCTCGTCGGCGACGCGCTCGCGGGCGCCGACCCGCTGGCCCGCGAGAACGGCGTACGGCTGGTCGGAGACCGGGTCGAGCCGTTGCCGGTGGAGGTGGACGGCAAGGAGATGAGCCGGGTGCTGGGCAACCTGCTGGTCAACGCGATCCGGCGGACCCCGGCCGACGGAACGGTCGCGGTGGCCGCCGAGCGCTCGCCCGAAGGCGTCGTGGTGTCCGTCACGGATGGCTGCGGGGGCATTCCGGAGGAGGATCTCCCGCGCGTCTTCGACACCGGCTGGCGGGGTACGCACGCCCGAACCCCTCCTGCGGGGGCGGGACTCGGCCTCGCCATCGTCCGCGGCATCGTGGAGGCCCACCAGGGCACGGCCACCGTGCGCAACGTCCCCGGCGGCTGCCGTTTCGAGGTGGTGCTGCCCGCTGCCGCTTCGTGAATGCGGGCAACACCACCGGTCCATCGGGGCTTACTGGTTCCGCATCCCCGCTCGCGCGAACTCCCGCATCCCCTCCTCGAAGGAGACCTCCGGCTTCCACCCCAACTCGGCCCGCAGCCGCGCCGAGTCCGCCGTGATGTGCCGTACGTCGCCCAGGCGGTACTCACCGGTGACGACCGGCTCCGGGCCGCCGTACGCCTGCGCCAGTTCCCGCGCCATCTCGCCGACCGTGCGGGGCTCGCCGCTGCCGGTGTTGTACGCCGTCAGCGTGCCCTCGCGCGAACTCGCCTCCAGCGCCGCCACGTTGGCCGCCGCCACGTCCCGCACATGCACGAAGTCCCGCCGCTGGCACCCGTCCTCGAAGACCCGCGGGGACTCGCCGCGGGCCAGGGACGAGCGGAAGAAGGAGGCGACGCCGGCGTACGGGGTGTCGCGGGGCATGCCCGGCCCGTACACGTTGTGGTAGCGCAGCGAGACGGCAGAGCCGTCCGTGGCGCGGGCCCACGCCGCCGCCAGATGCTCCTGGGCGAGCTTGGTCGACGCGTACACGTTGCGCGGATCGACCGGGGCGTCCTCCGCGACCAGGCCCGGGGACAGGTCCGCGCCGCACATCGGGCACAGCGGTTCGAACCGGCCCGCGTCCAGGTCGGCCACGGCTCGTGGCCCCGGCCGTACGACCCCGTGCCGGGCGCAGCTGTAGCGCCCCTCCCCGTACACCACCATGGACCCGGCCAGCACGAGCCGCCGGACGCCCGCCCCGGCCATGGCGGTGAGCAGCACGGCGGTGCCGAGGTCGTTGCGCGAGACGTACTCCGCCGCGTCCGCGAAGCCCGCGCCCAGGCCGACCATCGCCGCCTGGTGGCACACGGCGTCCACACCGGACAGCGCGCCGCTGACGGAGGCGGGGTTGCGTACGTCCGATGCCGGATCGGCGCGGACGTCGTAGACGACGGGCTCGTGCCCGCGGGCCGCCAGTGCCGAAACGATCTGGGACGCGATGAATCCGGCACCGCCGGTGACCAGTACACGCATGCGTTCACGCTAGGGCCGTGAACAGGCGGAACGAGACGGCGCGCTCGGCACGTCACCGGTCCGTAAGACCTCCCCGGCCGCCCGGAGGCGTCGTCAGCTCTCCCGGGCCCCGCCCCGCAGCGGCAGCGTCACCGTGAACACCGTCGATCCCGGCTCACTGCTCAGCGTGATCGTGCCGCCGTGGGCGCAGACCAGGGAGCCGGCGACCGCGAGGCCGAGGCCGCTGCCGCCGCGGTCGCGGCTGCGGGCCTTGTCGACGCGGTAGAAGCGGTCGAAGACCCGTTCCCGGTCGGCGGGCGGGATGCCGGGTCCGGCGTCCTCGACGCGCACCACGGCCGTGTCCCGCTCCAGCGCGACCGTCATCGACACCGGCGTACCGGCCGGAGTGTGCACGGCCGCGTTGGTGAGCAGGTTGTCCACGACCTGCCGGACGCGGTGCGGGTCCACGCGCAGTTCCAGCGTGCCCGTGCCGGACGTCACCGTCAGCGGGCGGTCCGGATGGCTCGCCCGGAACGCGGCGGCCGCCTCGCCGACCAGCTCCACCAGATCCGCGTCCCGCACCCGCAGCGGGGCCTCCACCTCCGCCGCGTCCAGCCGGGCGAGCAGCAGCAGGTCGTCCAGGAGCACGCCCATCCGGGCGGCCTCGGCGCGCAACCGGGCCAGGTGCCTGTCGCGTTCCTCGGGGGCGTTGGCGGCGGCGTACTGGAAGAGGTCCGCGTAGCCCCGTACGGACATCAGGGGTGTGCGGAGTTCGTGCGAGGCGTCCGCCACGAACCGCCGCAGCCGCTGCTCGGCCCGCGCGCGCACGGCGAGGGAGTCGTCGATGTGCTCCAGCATCGTGTTGAACGCGGTGCGCAGCTCCTCGACCTCCGGGCCGCCGCCCCGCTTGTCGGCGCGCAGCGGCAGCCGGGCCGCCGACTCGGTCAGGTCGTGCGAGGTGATGCCGTGGGCGGTGGACGCCATGTCGCTCAGCGGGTTCAGGCCCCGGCGCAGCAGCCGCCGGCCGAACACCACCAGCGCCAGCAGCGCGAGCCCGAAGGCGATCACCTGCACCGTGATCAGCCGGCGTACCGTGTCGTCGATGTCGGCCATCGGCGCCCCGCTGACCAGCACCACCCCGGGCTTGACCTCGCAGGCGCGCAGCCGGTAGTCGCCGTCGCCGACGAGGTTCGCGGTACGCACGATCTCGGTGTCCGTGGCCTCCTGCGCCCTGGCCAGGGACGTCAGGGGCGCGATGTCCTTCGGGAGGTCGCTGGTCTCCTCGGGCTTGCGGAGGACGGCGGCGCCGTCCGACACGTCGTACACGGCGTAGTACCAGCCCCAGTACTTCTTGCCCTGGAGAGTGCCGGTCTCCGCGACGTTCTTGGACTGGGCGACCTGGGCGAGCCCCAGCTGGTCGTCGAGCTGGTTCGACAGATAGTCGCGCATATAGGTCGTCAGGGCCGTGCCGACGACCGCGAACACCACCAGGGCCAGCACCCCGAGGCCCAGCGCCAGCCGGGTGCCGAGCCGCAGCCGCCGGTACGACCGCGGGAGCCGGCCGGTCACTCGGCGGCCTGCCGGATGACGTACCCGAAGCCCCGTACCGTCTGGATCAGCGGCTCGCCCGTGTCGTCGAGCTTGCGGCGCAGCCGGCTGACGACCAGCTCGACGACGTTCGAGCGGCCCCCGAAGCCGTACTCCCACACATGGTCGAGGATCTGCGCCTTGGTCATCACGGTCGGCGACTTGCGCATCAGGAAGCGCAGCACCTCGTACTCGGTGGGGGTGAGCGTGAGCAGCTTGTCGCCGCGCCGCACCTCGCGGGTGTCCTCGTCCATCGTCAGGTCCGCCACCCGCAGCACCGACCGCTGGAAGGACGGCCCAGCGCTGCGCCGCAGCACCGTCCGCAGCCGCGCCATCAGCTCCTCCACCGCGAACGGCTTGACGAGGTAGTCGTCGCCGCCCCGGGTCAGCCCCGCCACCCGGTCGGCGACGCCGTCCCGGGCGGTCAGGAACACCACCGGCACCATCGTCCCGGAGCGCCGCAGCCGGTCGAGCACGCCGAAGCCGTCCAGGTCGGGCAGCATCAAGTCGAGCACCACGATGTCCGGATGGAACTCGCCGGCCAGCCTGAGCGCCTCCTCACCGGAGTTCGCGGTGGCCGCGTCCCAGCCCTCGTAGCGGGCGACGGTCGCGACGAGATCGGCGATGGGCGGGTCGTCGTCCACGACCAGGAGGCGTACTTTTTCCACCCGCTCATAGTGCGTCACGCGGCAGCGCGGCCGGGTCGGGGGGCTCACAGCGGGCCACATCGATAAGGACTTGTAAGTAGTCCGACAGGTTCTCGACAGCTCCCGCCCGCCAAGCTCGGGTTACCCAGGATCCGATCAAGGAGCTGCCGCCCGTGACGACCGTCCAATCACCCCCTGCGCCCCCCACGGCGATACGCCCCAGGGTGGTGGCCCGCACCGGCCTCTACGTCGTGCTCGCCGCCAACGCGGCCGTGGTCGCCTACTTCTTCGCCGAGGCGGGCTTCGCCTCCAACGCGCTGATCGTCATGGGCCGCCTCGCCGGCCTGTACGGCGCCCTCGTCATGGCCTTCCAGCTGGTGTTGGTCGCCCGGCTGCCCTGGCTCGACCGCCGCATCGGCATGGACCGGCTGACCTCCTGGCACCGCTGGACCGGTTTCGCCCTGCTGTGGACGCTGCTCGCGCACGTCGTCTTCATCACCTTCGGGTACGCGGACGGGGCCGGCGTCGGCCCGGTCACCGAGCTGGTCGACCTCGCCGAGACCACCGAGGGCGTGCTCCGCGCGATCGTCGCGTTCGGCATCATCCTCGTCGTCGGCGCGGTCTCGGCCCGCTACGCCCGCCGCCGCCTCGCCTACGAGACCTGGCACTTCATCCACCTCTACACCTACGTCGCCGTGGTGCTCGCCTTCACGCACCAGGTCGCGGTCGGTACCACCTTCACCTCGTCGGCCACCGCGAAGGCGTACTGGTACGGGGTGTGGGGCGTGGCCCTCGGAGCGGTCGTCCTGGGCCGGTTCGTGCTGCCGCTGTGGCGCAACACCCGCCACCGGTTCCGGGTCTCGGCTGTCGTCCCCGAGTCCGACAACGTCGTCTCGGTCCACATCACCGGCCGCGACCTCGACAGGTTGCCCGCGCAGGCCGGCCAGTTCTTCCTGTGGCGGTTCCTCACCCCGGACCGCTGGTGGCAGGCGAACCCCTTCTCTCTCTCCGCCGCCCCCGACGGCCGCACCCTGCGCCTCACCGCCAAGGCGGCCGGCGAGGGCAGCGCCGCTCTGCGGCACATGAAGGTCGGCACCCGCGTGTTCGCGGAGGGCCCCTACGGCGCCTTCACCGCGCTGCACCGGACGCAGTCCGAGTCGGTGCTCATCGCGGGCGGCGTGGGCGTGACCCCCATCCGTGCCCTGCTGGAGGACCTGGAGGGCCACGCGGTCGTCATCTACCGGGTCGCCTCCGACCGCGACGCCGTCCTCTACGACGAACTGCGCGACCTCGCCCTCGCCAAGGGGGCCGAGCTGCACCTGGTCACCGGCCCGTCGGTCCCCGACAAGCTGGCGCCGCGCGAGCTGGGGCAGCTGGTGCCGGACATCGGCGACCGGGACGTCTTCCTGTGCGGACCGCCGCCGATGATGAACGCGGTGCTGCGGACCCTGGGTGAACTGGGCGTGCCCAAGCAGCAGATCCACTTCGAGCGTTTCAGCCTGGCGGGATGAGAGAGACATCGTGAAGCGAGCCATACCTGTCGTCGTCCTGAGCATCGCGGGCCTCGTCCCCGTCTGGCGCTACGTGCCGTCGACCCCCGTAACCACGCCCTCCGCCTCCTCGGCCTCGGGTTCCACCTCCGGCACCGGCGTCAAGGGCACGACGGTCAAGACGGACAAGGGCCCCGTGCAGGTCCAGGTCACCTTCGACGGCGACAGGATCACCGCCGTGAAGATGCTGCAGCAGCCGAACCATCCGCAGACCACGGCGGCGGTGCCGAAGCTGGTCGCGGAGACGCTGAAGGCGCAGAGCGCGGACATCGACACGGTGTCCGGCGCGACCATCACCAGCAACGGCTACCGGAAGTCCCTCCAGGCGGCGATCGACGCGAACCACGCGAACCCGAAGGCGTCCGCGTCCTCTTCGGGCTCCGCCTCCTCCGCCTCGGGGAAGACCGTGACGGGCCCGACGGTGAACACCTCCAAGGGCGCCGTACAGGTCCAGGTGACCTTCGACGACGACGCCGAGATCACCGCCGTGAAGATGCTCCAGCAGCCGAACCATCCGCAGACCACGGCGGCGGTGCCGAAGCTGGTCGCGGAGACGCTGAAGGCGCAGAGCGCGGACATCGACACGGTGTCCGGCGCGACCATCACCAGCGACGCCTACAAGAAGTCCCTCCAGGCGGCGATCGACTCGGAGGAGTGATCCGATGCACCGAGTCGAACACGTCATGGGCTTCCCCATCTCGCTCAGGGTCGACGACGAGCACGTTCCGGAGTCGGCCGGCGACGCGGTCTTCGCGTGGCTGCGCGAGGTCGACGCCCGCTTCAGCCCGTTCAAGCCTGACAGCGAGGTGTCCCGCCACGACCGGGGCGAGCTGGGGTCGCACGAGCTCAGCGACGACCTCGTCGAGGTCCTCGACCTGTGCGAGCACTACCGGATCGCGACGGGCGGAGCCTTCGACGTACGGCTGCCCGGCCGCCGCCTCGACCCCTGCGCCGTGGTCAAGGGCTGGTCGGTGCAGCGGGCGGCGGAGCTGCTGAAGGCGGCCGGCGCGAAGAGGTTCGTCCTGAACGCCGGCGGTGACGTGGTCGCCGCCGGCGGACCCTGGCGGGTCGGCGTACGGCACCCCGAACACGCCGACAAGCTGTGCACCGTCCTCGAACTCACCGACGGAGCGGTGGCGACCTCCGCTTGCTATGAACGTGGCGACCACATCATCGACGGCCGCACCGGCCTCCCGGCGACCGGGCTGCTCAGCCTGACCGTCGTGGCCGCCACCCTGACGGAGGCGGACTCGGTCGCGACGGCGGCCTTCGCGATGGGCGTGAAGGGCGTCGAGTGGGCCGCCACGCTGCCGGGCTGCGAGGTGTTCGCCGTGGACGCCGGGGGGCAGGTGCTGCGCACGGAGGGGTTTCCGGTGGCCGGGGGGTCTGCGAGGGCTGCCTGACTCCCTCCTCCGCCCGACGTCGTTCGAGCGGAGGAGAACACCCCCGTCGCGGCGGGGCCCCGCGCTCCTTGGGGGCGCTGCCGAACCGCGGCCGACCTCGCCTAACCTGGCGCGGTGACCATCGAGTTGACCCTGCTGACGTCCGTCTCCCACCAGGGGCAGGAGATCACCGCGCCCCGGCTGCGCGGCCTGCTCGCCTTGCTGGCGGGGGAGTTGCGGGCGGGGCGCGCCGCCGGGCGGCTGGTCGACGGGCTGTGGCCGGACGAGCAGCCGGAGAACCCCGCCAAGGCCTTGCAGATCCTGGTGTCGCGGGCCCGTAAGCAGCTGGGCGCCGAGGTCATCGCCAGCACCCCCACCGGTTACCGGCTCGCCCTGCGTGAGGACCAGGTCGACGCAGGTGCCGTCCTGCTGTTCGCCGCCGCCAGCGCCGAAAAGACCCGCGCCGGGGACCATGCGGGCGCCCTCGCCGAGGCCGAGGAGGGACTCGCGCTCTGGGACGGCGCCACCGTCGGCGAAGCGGCCCCCCTCGGCGATCCCGTGGCCGAGCTGCGCGCCGAGCGAGCCGTCACCCGCCATGTGCTGTCCCGCTCCCGTGCCCTCGCCCTCGCCCGCACCGGCCGCCGCGAGGAGGCCGCGGGACCCCTCTTCGAACTGGCCGACGTACAGCCCCACGACGAGGAACTGCTCCTTGAGCTGATGCGCTGCCAGGCGGCCACCGCCGGTCCGGCCGCCGCCCTCACCACGTACGACACCCATCGCCGCCGCCTGCGCGACGCCCTCGGCACCGACCCCGGCCCCGCCCTCCAGGAACTCCACCAGGAACTGCTCCGCGGCGAGGCACCGGTCGTCCGGCGCGGGGTGCCGCACGAGCCCAACCCGCTCCTCGGCCGGGACGCCGACGTCGCCGCCGTGACGCGGCTGCTGCACAGCGCCCGCGTCACCTCGGTCGTCGGACCCGGCGGACTCGGCAAGACCCGCCTCGCGAGCGCCGTCGCCCGCGACGCCGAGCAGCGCGTCGTGCACCTGGTGCCGCTCGCAGGTGTCCGCCAGGACGCCGACGTCGCCGCCGAGGTCGCCTCGGCGCTGGGCGTCGCCGAGACCCTGCGACCCGGCGCGGGAGGCGGCGACGCGGTCGCCGGCATCGTGGGCGCGCTCGGCGCGGGGCCCGCCCTGCTGGTCCTCGACAACTGCGAGCAGGTCGTCCAGGGCGTCGCCGACCTCGTACAGGCACTCGTGTCGCGGACGAGGGACCTGCGCGTCCTCACCACCAGCCGCGCCCCGCTGGGCCTCTCCTCGGAGACCGTCCACCCGCTGCCCGAACTCGATCTCGCCACCACCGTCGAGCTGTTCGAGCAACGCGCCCGCGCCGCCCGCCCCGACGCCGACCTGCCCGCCGACACCGTGGCCGCCCTGTGCCGCCGCCTCGACGGTCTGCCGCTCGCCACCGAACTCGCCGCCGCCCGGGTACGGGTGATGTCGGTCGCCGAGATCGCCCGCC
It encodes:
- a CDS encoding TIGR04282 family arsenosugar biosynthesis glycosyltransferase; translation: MTTLLVIAKEPVPGKVKTRLTPPFSPREAAALAEAALADTLDVVARTPAHRRVLVLEGAPGPWLPSGFEVVRQCPGGLDERLAAAFASCTGPALLIGMDTPQVTPGLLSVDFADCDAWFGPAQDGGFWALGLAEPDPSLLLGVPMSTPHTGAVQRARLAGLRVRDLPRLRDVDTSQDAEVVAGAAPSGRFAATLAQLTAAAR
- a CDS encoding glycosyltransferase family 2 protein — protein: MDVVLPCLDEAEALPQVLARIPAGWRALVVDNGSTDGSADIARALGASVVHEERRGFGAACHAGLTAATADIVCFCDCDASLDPADLVPFVRRIVAGEADLVLGRRRPRSRGAWPPHARAGNLAVTRLLRRRSGLRLRDLGPLRAARREPLLALGLSDRRSGYPLQMVVRAADAGWRIAEYDVPYRPRAGTSKVTGTWRGTWQAVRDMSRVLAEPPVDLPAREGARP
- a CDS encoding response regulator transcription factor yields the protein MDHQQYGHSGARVLVVDDDPTVAEVVTGYLDRAGYVVDRAADGPEALARAAAHWPDLVVLDLMLPGMDGLEVCRRIRGRGPVPVIMLTARGDEDDRILGLEVGADDYVTKPFSPRELVLRVESVLRRTRPAQPAGVLGAAGLSVDPTARRALKGGVELALTIREFDLLAFFLRHPGRVFSREDLMREVWGWDFGDLSTVTVHVRRLRGKVEDDPGRPRLIQTVWGVGYRFDGSEGGFGNGTEGGSEHGSRAEA
- a CDS encoding sensor histidine kinase; protein product: MRDNLLIALFAFLGAAAAGLLGACVLLLIRRRSLALHLGVVAAVAVSAMLAGTLAVAQAMFLSGHDLKVVTTVVAMAAVVSLATALLLGRWVAARSRALTLAARSFGDGGDFTSPDGPATAELSALSRELEATSAKLAESRERERALETSRRELVAWISHDLRTPLAGLRAMSEALEDGVAADPDRYLRQIRTEVERLNGMVGDLFELSRIHAGTLALSPSRISLYDLVGDALAGADPLARENGVRLVGDRVEPLPVEVDGKEMSRVLGNLLVNAIRRTPADGTVAVAAERSPEGVVVSVTDGCGGIPEEDLPRVFDTGWRGTHARTPPAGAGLGLAIVRGIVEAHQGTATVRNVPGGCRFEVVLPAAAS
- a CDS encoding NAD-dependent epimerase/dehydratase family protein; translation: MRVLVTGGAGFIASQIVSALAARGHEPVVYDVRADPASDVRNPASVSGALSGVDAVCHQAAMVGLGAGFADAAEYVSRNDLGTAVLLTAMAGAGVRRLVLAGSMVVYGEGRYSCARHGVVRPGPRAVADLDAGRFEPLCPMCGADLSPGLVAEDAPVDPRNVYASTKLAQEHLAAAWARATDGSAVSLRYHNVYGPGMPRDTPYAGVASFFRSSLARGESPRVFEDGCQRRDFVHVRDVAAANVAALEASSREGTLTAYNTGSGEPRTVGEMARELAQAYGGPEPVVTGEYRLGDVRHITADSARLRAELGWKPEVSFEEGMREFARAGMRNQ
- a CDS encoding sensor histidine kinase; translation: MTGRLPRSYRRLRLGTRLALGLGVLALVVFAVVGTALTTYMRDYLSNQLDDQLGLAQVAQSKNVAETGTLQGKKYWGWYYAVYDVSDGAAVLRKPEETSDLPKDIAPLTSLARAQEATDTEIVRTANLVGDGDYRLRACEVKPGVVLVSGAPMADIDDTVRRLITVQVIAFGLALLALVVFGRRLLRRGLNPLSDMASTAHGITSHDLTESAARLPLRADKRGGGPEVEELRTAFNTMLEHIDDSLAVRARAEQRLRRFVADASHELRTPLMSVRGYADLFQYAAANAPEERDRHLARLRAEAARMGVLLDDLLLLARLDAAEVEAPLRVRDADLVELVGEAAAAFRASHPDRPLTVTSGTGTLELRVDPHRVRQVVDNLLTNAAVHTPAGTPVSMTVALERDTAVVRVEDAGPGIPPADRERVFDRFYRVDKARSRDRGGSGLGLAVAGSLVCAHGGTITLSSEPGSTVFTVTLPLRGGARES
- a CDS encoding response regulator transcription factor — protein: MEKVRLLVVDDDPPIADLVATVARYEGWDAATANSGEEALRLAGEFHPDIVVLDLMLPDLDGFGVLDRLRRSGTMVPVVFLTARDGVADRVAGLTRGGDDYLVKPFAVEELMARLRTVLRRSAGPSFQRSVLRVADLTMDEDTREVRRGDKLLTLTPTEYEVLRFLMRKSPTVMTKAQILDHVWEYGFGGRSNVVELVVSRLRRKLDDTGEPLIQTVRGFGYVIRQAAE
- a CDS encoding ferredoxin reductase family protein, with the translated sequence MTTVQSPPAPPTAIRPRVVARTGLYVVLAANAAVVAYFFAEAGFASNALIVMGRLAGLYGALVMAFQLVLVARLPWLDRRIGMDRLTSWHRWTGFALLWTLLAHVVFITFGYADGAGVGPVTELVDLAETTEGVLRAIVAFGIILVVGAVSARYARRRLAYETWHFIHLYTYVAVVLAFTHQVAVGTTFTSSATAKAYWYGVWGVALGAVVLGRFVLPLWRNTRHRFRVSAVVPESDNVVSVHITGRDLDRLPAQAGQFFLWRFLTPDRWWQANPFSLSAAPDGRTLRLTAKAAGEGSAALRHMKVGTRVFAEGPYGAFTALHRTQSESVLIAGGVGVTPIRALLEDLEGHAVVIYRVASDRDAVLYDELRDLALAKGAELHLVTGPSVPDKLAPRELGQLVPDIGDRDVFLCGPPPMMNAVLRTLGELGVPKQQIHFERFSLAG
- a CDS encoding FMN-binding protein, encoding MKRAIPVVVLSIAGLVPVWRYVPSTPVTTPSASSASGSTSGTGVKGTTVKTDKGPVQVQVTFDGDRITAVKMLQQPNHPQTTAAVPKLVAETLKAQSADIDTVSGATITSNGYRKSLQAAIDANHANPKASASSSGSASSASGKTVTGPTVNTSKGAVQVQVTFDDDAEITAVKMLQQPNHPQTTAAVPKLVAETLKAQSADIDTVSGATITSDAYKKSLQAAIDSEE
- a CDS encoding FAD:protein FMN transferase is translated as MHRVEHVMGFPISLRVDDEHVPESAGDAVFAWLREVDARFSPFKPDSEVSRHDRGELGSHELSDDLVEVLDLCEHYRIATGGAFDVRLPGRRLDPCAVVKGWSVQRAAELLKAAGAKRFVLNAGGDVVAAGGPWRVGVRHPEHADKLCTVLELTDGAVATSACYERGDHIIDGRTGLPATGLLSLTVVAATLTEADSVATAAFAMGVKGVEWAATLPGCEVFAVDAGGQVLRTEGFPVAGGSARAA